The nucleotide sequence AAAGAAGTCCATTTAAAAATCGCCTGGGAGCAGGTTTATAATTGATCGCCAGCTTTTCTCGTCCGGCATCATCCAGGTTTTGTGATTGTTAAACCATAAGCCTCCCAATGCCTCGATTTCGCTTTTGACAGGAGTGGTATACCCGCCGATCATCAGTCCTGCTTCCCAGCGATGCTGGCATTCCAGTTGAACCAGGTGTTTTTCGATAATCATCGCGATATTGCAGGCAGGTGTTCCCCGTCGGTAGACGAGCGTTAACAGGCTTTGATGAGCCAGGCATCTCAATTTTTCACATAATTCTTGCATGTTGGAGAGTTTCGATCTGTAACGACGGCTGAATTCATTCCATCTGTCTGCTCGAAATGAAAACCATTCGACTGACTCTGCTTCCGGACACAGTTCCGGCAGCCATAAATGACTCTGCTTCAAACTTCCCTGAGGCACGTTGCTTTCGATCCATACGAAGATTTGATTTTCGTTCAATATCAGATGATCTTCCTGCATGGAACACACCTGAAATGCCGGGCGCATTATTGAACCGTCAATGGGGGGGCTCTCTGAAACAGGTCCTGGAATTTCTTCTGACATGGAAACATTTTCGTATTCGTATTTCCGTTAAAATCTCAAAAAAGAATCATAATATTCGGGAGTCTTTTCCGGCTTGTTTTTCTGATGACCGAGCTTTGCTCTGTGTCTGATTTCTACAATATTCTTACTCCGCGACAGCTTTTTTCTCGGGTTCTTCCCGGATAACGGCACCGATTCGTTCAATCCTGTTGTCCTCACCTCGCACAATTCCGACGGTCAACGCACCGGGGAACTGGCTTTGATTCTTTCGCAGCATGGGCACTCTGATCACAGAGGACCCCAACCGACTCTGGTTCTGCTGCATGGCTGCGTAAAACCCTTCCCAGTGTGCTGTGCGTGATTCGGGTGGAATTATCAGGTCGAGTGATGCGCCAAGCGCTTCCTCGGACGAGAAGCCAAACAGACGTTCTGCGCCCGGGTTCCACAATACCAGTATCCCGTCCCGATCGACGCAGATGATGGCGTCTCCGACCGCATTGACGAGAGAATGCAATGCAAGCAGTTCCTGGTAGCTGTTTCCAGTGAGAGCCTCACTTGACTGGTAGCTCATAGCTGATTGCTCCAATTGGCTGTCCGGCTTTGACATCTTTGTAGTGCGGATGACACATGACACATTTTTTCATCACAACAGGAACAGGAGTCATCGCCTGCAGATAAGCCTGTCCCTCTTTAATGACCACTTTGTCATAGTATGATTTACCGGACTTCAGCTTTTGGATCCCCTCTTTTTCGAAGGGAGATTTTGCGACATTTTCAGGTTCGTAGGGTTCGCCCGTGGCATCGATAATTCGCACCTGATGGAAGCCGGTCTTACCCACCCTCTTAAACAGTTCGACGGCAGCACTCCCTGCGGGGAAATCCTCTTCGCTGTTTACGTATTTGTCCGTGATCAGCACGATTGTCTGTTTATAAATATCATCAAGCATTTGAACCGTTTCACGCGTGCGCTTGATGGCGGCCTGGGAGGGTTGCTGATCCGAATCAGCAGGGGACGAATTCTCTGACTGCTGGTTATCAGCTGCCGAAACGAAAGTGAAAATCAACAGAAATGTCACTGCGAGGCTGGTCACAAATCCTGTTTTGAACATGGATATTCCTTTCTGAATTAAAACAGAGGGAAGGATGTGCTTTCGTATCTGCGATCTAAGTGATACTTTTCAGCTGCCGATGTGAAGGCGCCACATCAGCCAGGGTTACACTGTTGAGATATTCCAGCTGAACTCGCTCAGCTTCTGCCAGAACTCCTTTCAGCTTACAGAACGGCTGGATGATGCAGACGTTTTCAGTGCCGACACATTCCAGGAGATGCAAATTTCCCTCGAAGCGCTCGATCACATCCCCCAGACGAATCTTCTCCAGGGGGACAGCCAGTTCAATGCCGCCTCCCATGCCACGCACGCTGCGAATGTATCCCAGTCGTGACAACTGATTCACGACCTTGGCAACATGATGTGAAGAAATCTGAAACAGTTCCGCTACATTGGCAACCGTGGCCCGATCATCCTGTGATGCCAGGTACATCAGGGTCCGCAATGCATAATCGGTTTGCATGGTGAGCTGCATGGTCGAGTCCCGTATTTATAAACATGCATAACAAATACATCTTATGCCAAATATAGAGTCATTTGTCTCATTTGTCAACTAGAGAGAAACCAAAGGGAAATTTCAGTAAATGAGGATGAGAGATTTTCAATACGAGACTGTCATTTCAGAAACGTCAGCCGGAAGTCATCGGGAGATCAAAGTCAGTCAGTCACCGCTAACGGTGTTTACTTCGGCAGCTGGTTTTAGATGTTTGAACTGTCACCGCTCCTCTATGAACTGTTTTGGACTTGTGATCAGTTGTGGACATGGTCAGAATGTGATTTATAAAAGACCGTACGTAATTAGAATACTGATTTTTATGATGGTGATGTTGAGATTTCGCCGTCAGTCTGGCGAACATACAGGGGCTGTAAACGCAGTGAATCCCCAGATTACATTCAATCAGCGCATCATTGAGTATCAACGAGAACAGGAAATCAGGCTGCGGGTATGAGTGACAAAGATTTGGATACTGACGGGCAGAG is from Gimesia maris and encodes:
- a CDS encoding RrF2 family transcriptional regulator — translated: MQLTMQTDYALRTLMYLASQDDRATVANVAELFQISSHHVAKVVNQLSRLGYIRSVRGMGGGIELAVPLEKIRLGDVIERFEGNLHLLECVGTENVCIIQPFCKLKGVLAEAERVQLEYLNSVTLADVAPSHRQLKSIT
- a CDS encoding c-type heme family protein, yielding MFKTGFVTSLAVTFLLIFTFVSAADNQQSENSSPADSDQQPSQAAIKRTRETVQMLDDIYKQTIVLITDKYVNSEEDFPAGSAAVELFKRVGKTGFHQVRIIDATGEPYEPENVAKSPFEKEGIQKLKSGKSYYDKVVIKEGQAYLQAMTPVPVVMKKCVMCHPHYKDVKAGQPIGAISYELPVK
- a CDS encoding DUF488 family protein, N3 subclade, with amino-acid sequence MQEDHLILNENQIFVWIESNVPQGSLKQSHLWLPELCPEAESVEWFSFRADRWNEFSRRYRSKLSNMQELCEKLRCLAHQSLLTLVYRRGTPACNIAMIIEKHLVQLECQHRWEAGLMIGGYTTPVKSEIEALGGLWFNNHKTWMMPDEKSWRSIINLLPGDF
- a CDS encoding PAS domain-containing protein, coding for MSYQSSEALTGNSYQELLALHSLVNAVGDAIICVDRDGILVLWNPGAERLFGFSSEEALGASLDLIIPPESRTAHWEGFYAAMQQNQSRLGSSVIRVPMLRKNQSQFPGALTVGIVRGEDNRIERIGAVIREEPEKKAVAE